One stretch of Streptomyces sp. A2-16 DNA includes these proteins:
- a CDS encoding AraC family transcriptional regulator, producing MLDRLARAIERHCPGPWSETAVPKLSLVALDELVEPMEVTYEPMICFVADGAKRTVVGERSWITPPGEMAFFTLDLPVTAAFEKVPYRAAVMRLDTQALAALQLELAEDGPAAPTATAAAVTAPMAPELVDAVTRWVHLLGTPEDIGPLGPRIEAEILYRLLRSPLGPVLRHWSLADSAASRIRTTARWIRDHCTEPLGIDEIAEVARMSPATLHRHFKAATGMSPLRFQKHLRLQQARRLLFTNDVTAAQVAREVGYVSATQFSREYRRAYGLPPGQDAAQLRGRLTGTREVPLLHDGSGAKP from the coding sequence ATGCTGGACCGGCTGGCCCGTGCCATCGAGCGGCACTGCCCGGGGCCGTGGTCGGAGACCGCCGTGCCCAAGCTGTCGCTGGTCGCGCTCGACGAGCTCGTCGAGCCGATGGAGGTGACGTACGAGCCGATGATCTGCTTCGTCGCCGACGGCGCCAAGCGGACCGTCGTGGGGGAGCGCAGCTGGATCACCCCGCCCGGCGAGATGGCCTTCTTCACCCTCGACCTGCCCGTCACCGCGGCCTTCGAGAAGGTGCCCTACCGTGCCGCTGTCATGCGGCTCGACACCCAGGCGCTCGCCGCCCTCCAGCTGGAGCTGGCGGAGGACGGGCCGGCCGCGCCGACGGCCACCGCCGCGGCGGTCACCGCACCGATGGCTCCGGAACTCGTCGACGCGGTCACCCGCTGGGTCCACCTGCTCGGCACCCCTGAGGACATCGGCCCCCTCGGCCCCCGCATCGAGGCCGAGATCCTCTACCGGCTCCTGCGCAGTCCGCTCGGCCCGGTACTGCGTCACTGGTCGCTGGCCGACTCCGCCGCCTCCCGGATCCGTACGACCGCGCGCTGGATCCGCGACCACTGCACCGAGCCGCTCGGCATCGACGAGATCGCCGAGGTCGCCCGCATGAGCCCGGCCACCCTGCACCGCCACTTCAAGGCCGCCACCGGCATGAGCCCCCTTCGGTTCCAGAAGCATCTGCGGCTCCAGCAGGCCCGACGGCTGCTGTTCACCAACGACGTGACGGCGGCTCAGGTCGCCCGGGAGGTCGGGTACGTCAGTGCCACCCAGTTCAGCCGTGAGTACCGTCGCGCCTACGGCCTGCCGCCCGGCCAGGACGCGGCGCAACTGCGCGGCCGGCTGACCGGGACCCGCGAAGTGCCCCTGCTCCACGACGGATCGGGCGCGAAGCCGTGA